DNA from Micromonospora sp. M71_S20:
CGACGTCACCAGCCACATCGAGTCCCGGTCGTGGCGCGGCGGCACCGGCATCTGCCTGCTGCACCGCTCCAACTCCATCCAGCGCGAGGCGGAACTGCTCGACGCCGGCATGACCCGCGAGGACCTGACCGAGCTGCGGGAGGTGCTGATGGACCCGGAGTTGGTGCTGTCGGGCTACCTGATGCACACCACCGTCGGCCACCGCACCGCCCGGGCCTGACCGGCAGACCCAGAGAGAAAGGGGGAGTGCCGTGGGCTGGAGCGGGCTCGTCAACGCCTACACGATCACCGCACTGGATGGTGTCGCGTACGGGTTGCTGCTGTTCACCATCGCCGCCGGGCTGACGTTGATCTTCGGCGTGGCCGGGGTCTTCTCGATGGCTCACGGCACTCTCTACCTCGCCGGTGCCTACCTCGCCTGGCACCTCGCCGACGGCGGCTGGACCGGCCTCGCCCTCGCGCTGGCCGCCGCCGTGCTGCTCGGCAGCCTCGGGGGAGCAGGTCTGGCCGCCGCAGTGCGCCCGCTGACCGATCGGCCCCTCGATCAGGTGCTGGCGACCCTCGGCATCGCCTACATCGCCGCCGACCAGTTCAGCACCGTGTTCGGCGCCGAGCCGCGCTCGGTCGACCCACCCCGGGCGGTCGCCGGCTCGGTGAGCCTGAGCGGCTTCCAGTACCCGGTCTACCGGCTGCTGTTCATTGCAGTCGGCCTCGCGGTGGTGGTGTTGTTGTTCTGGATCGTCGAGCGGTCCCGCACCGGAGCGATCGTGCGCGCGGTGGTCGCCGATCCGGGCATGGCCGCCGCCACCGGCCTGCGCACCGGCATCGTCCGGACCGGGGTGTTGGTGGGTGGGGGAGTCCTCGCCGTGACCGCCGGGGTACTCGGGGCGCCCGTCATCGGCCCCTCGCCGGGAGTGGACACCACCATCCTGGTCTACTCACTGATCGTCTGCGTCGTCGGCGGCCTCGGCAGCATCCGCGGCGCCCTGCTCGCCGCCCTCGGCGTCGGGCAGATCCTCACCCTCGGCGTCGCCCTCGTCCCCGGGGCCGCTGCATTCGTTCTCGCCGCCGCGATGCTCGCCGCGCTCACCATCCGTCAGCGCACCGCACTGCCGGGACGGCCCGCATGACCACCACCCTCACCCCCGCCCCCGCGTCCACTGGCACCCCGGCCCGCCGGCCGGTTCGGCTGCCGTCCTGGGCTATACCGACGCTCGGGGCCCTAGGCCTGGCGGCGGCGGTGGGACTGCCGTGGTTGGTCAACGCCTACCTGATCTCCCTTGCCGCCACCGCCCTGGTCATGGCCGTGCTCGCGATGAGCACCCAACTCCTGTC
Protein-coding regions in this window:
- a CDS encoding branched-chain amino acid ABC transporter permease: MGWSGLVNAYTITALDGVAYGLLLFTIAAGLTLIFGVAGVFSMAHGTLYLAGAYLAWHLADGGWTGLALALAAAVLLGSLGGAGLAAAVRPLTDRPLDQVLATLGIAYIAADQFSTVFGAEPRSVDPPRAVAGSVSLSGFQYPVYRLLFIAVGLAVVVLLFWIVERSRTGAIVRAVVADPGMAAATGLRTGIVRTGVLVGGGVLAVTAGVLGAPVIGPSPGVDTTILVYSLIVCVVGGLGSIRGALLAALGVGQILTLGVALVPGAAAFVLAAAMLAALTIRQRTALPGRPA